Proteins encoded by one window of Pseudonocardia alni:
- a CDS encoding SRPBCC family protein, translated as MAEEQNGSTSVLDQLPTDRLKQAGQLLLKAAADRAVGAAMNQVEGLTERLTGVAENGGTGLGAALGGGGSEEGGNPVTNAVKGGFSAVKDKVMGAVGLGGDEDSEDSEGGAGGGGSGGGRGKFTFMNIVEHLDVGVPVRVAYDQWTQFADFSTFMKKVQSVDQESDEKTNWKAQVFWSKRTWSATIIEQIPDTHIIWRSQGAKGYANGCVSFHELAPNLTRVVLILEYYPVGLFEKTGNIWRAVGRRARLEFKHYGRHVMVETLLNREELEGWRGEIRDSEVVKTHEEGLEEERDAEYDDEDAEYDDDYEDAEYDEDDLDEDDLAEEDDLAEEEPAEDDDYAEEDLDEDDLDADADAADEEPADEPDPEYDDAEYDDAEPEDAEAGEPEPEEDGGRRAGSRRRRTAGSRG; from the coding sequence ATGGCTGAGGAGCAGAACGGCAGCACCTCGGTGCTGGACCAGCTGCCCACCGACCGCCTCAAACAGGCCGGGCAGCTGCTGTTGAAGGCCGCCGCCGACCGTGCGGTCGGCGCCGCGATGAACCAGGTGGAGGGACTCACCGAGCGGCTGACGGGCGTCGCCGAGAACGGCGGGACCGGTTTGGGCGCGGCTCTCGGCGGGGGTGGCTCGGAGGAGGGGGGCAATCCGGTGACGAACGCGGTGAAGGGCGGGTTCTCGGCCGTCAAGGACAAGGTGATGGGGGCCGTCGGGCTCGGCGGCGACGAGGACTCCGAGGACTCCGAGGGCGGCGCCGGCGGCGGTGGTTCCGGCGGGGGCCGCGGCAAGTTCACGTTCATGAACATCGTCGAGCACCTCGACGTCGGTGTCCCGGTGCGGGTCGCCTACGACCAGTGGACGCAGTTCGCGGACTTCTCGACCTTCATGAAGAAGGTGCAGTCGGTCGACCAGGAGTCCGACGAGAAGACGAACTGGAAGGCCCAGGTGTTCTGGTCGAAGCGCACCTGGAGCGCGACGATCATCGAGCAGATTCCGGACACCCACATCATCTGGCGTTCGCAGGGTGCCAAGGGCTATGCCAACGGGTGCGTGTCGTTCCACGAACTCGCGCCGAACCTGACCCGCGTCGTGCTGATCCTCGAGTACTACCCGGTCGGCCTGTTCGAGAAGACCGGCAACATCTGGCGCGCCGTCGGCCGCCGGGCCCGGCTGGAGTTCAAGCACTACGGCCGGCACGTGATGGTCGAGACCCTGCTCAATCGCGAGGAGCTGGAGGGCTGGCGCGGGGAGATCCGCGACAGCGAGGTCGTCAAGACCCACGAGGAGGGGCTCGAGGAGGAGCGCGACGCCGAGTACGACGACGAGGACGCCGAGTACGACGACGACTACGAGGACGCCGAGTACGACGAGGACGACCTCGACGAGGACGACCTCGCGGAGGAGGACGACCTCGCCGAGGAGGAACCGGCCGAGGACGACGACTACGCGGAGGAGGACCTCGACGAGGACGACCTCGACGCCGACGCCGACGCCGCGGACGAGGAACCGGCCGACGAGCCCGACCCGGAGTACGACGACGCCGAGTACGACGACGCCGAGCCGGAGGACGCCGAGGCCGGGGAGCCCGAGCCGGAGGAGGACGGCGGCCGACGGGCCGGGAGCCGTCGCCGTCGCACGGCGGGCTCGCGTGGCTGA
- the gvpO gene encoding gas vesicle protein GvpO — protein MDDDAAPRRRSADGELPPRRRRPADGGSSRRRSDTAQDRAADAPSERGGRGARDGGSERRRDTGERPVRRRSAGDEPARRRRSGDDGATGERPAHRTRPRDDDRAPAAPRRRRDDTEEQPPQRRRRPAGGGPRRGRAGRDEPDREPVGDRDEEVLDDTGADDGTGDEADTDTGDDRETDLDSHDEPDDEPDPDPGSEEEGEPEPEGIVDQLGDDEEDGFDEDDSPEDEGPDDEVTEGEEPEDAEPEARPDPPRRRIGARAAARAAVEQIAEMTGRAPEGVTFVRRQDDSWLVGVEVVETERIPDSSDVLAVYEAELDDEAELMSYQRVRRYPRGRGDDD, from the coding sequence GTGGACGACGACGCCGCGCCGCGCCGTCGGTCGGCGGACGGGGAGCTACCGCCCCGGCGGCGACGTCCGGCCGACGGTGGGTCGTCGCGCCGCCGCTCCGACACCGCGCAGGACCGGGCCGCCGACGCGCCGTCGGAGCGGGGCGGACGCGGTGCACGGGACGGCGGGTCCGAGCGGCGTCGCGACACCGGCGAGCGGCCGGTGCGTCGTCGCTCCGCCGGGGACGAGCCCGCCCGTCGTCGCCGGTCCGGCGACGACGGTGCGACCGGGGAGCGGCCCGCGCACCGGACCCGGCCCCGCGACGACGACCGGGCCCCGGCGGCGCCGCGTCGTCGCCGTGACGACACGGAGGAGCAGCCCCCGCAGCGGCGGCGTCGCCCGGCGGGCGGAGGCCCGCGGCGGGGACGTGCCGGCCGCGACGAGCCGGACCGGGAGCCGGTGGGCGACCGGGACGAGGAGGTCCTGGACGACACGGGAGCCGACGACGGGACCGGGGACGAGGCCGACACCGATACCGGGGACGACCGGGAGACCGACCTCGACTCCCACGACGAGCCCGACGACGAGCCCGATCCCGATCCCGGGTCCGAGGAGGAGGGGGAGCCCGAGCCCGAGGGGATCGTGGACCAGCTCGGTGACGACGAGGAGGACGGCTTCGACGAGGACGACTCCCCCGAGGACGAGGGACCGGACGACGAGGTGACAGAGGGCGAGGAGCCTGAGGACGCGGAGCCGGAGGCGCGACCCGACCCGCCCCGGCGTCGCATCGGCGCCCGCGCGGCCGCCCGCGCCGCCGTCGAACAGATCGCGGAGATGACCGGCCGCGCACCGGAGGGGGTCACGTTCGTCCGCAGGCAGGACGACAGCTGGCTGGTCGGTGTCGAGGTCGTCGAGACCGAGCGCATCCCCGACTCCTCCGACGTGCTCGCCGTCTACGAGGCCGAGCTCGACGACGAGGCCGAGCTGATGTCGTACCAGCGGGTCCGGCGCTACCCGCGCGGCCGCGGCGACGACGACTGA
- a CDS encoding gas vesicle protein K yields MTPDPRPGGRIDIDRDAVRRDLMKLVLTIVELLRQLMERQALRRVEQGDLTDDEVEDLGSALMHLEEAMDELTAEFGLTAADLNLELGPLGPLLPRHRS; encoded by the coding sequence ATGACGCCTGACCCGCGCCCCGGCGGCCGGATCGACATCGACCGCGACGCCGTCCGCCGGGACCTCATGAAGCTGGTGCTGACGATCGTCGAGCTGCTGCGTCAGCTCATGGAGCGCCAGGCGCTGCGCCGCGTCGAGCAGGGCGACCTCACCGACGACGAGGTCGAGGACCTCGGCAGCGCCCTCATGCACCTCGAGGAGGCGATGGACGAGCTCACCGCGGAGTTCGGTCTGACCGCGGCGGACCTGAACCTCGAGCTCGGCCCGCTCGGTCCGCTGCTGCCCCGGCACCGCTCGTGA
- a CDS encoding gas vesicle protein GvpG produces MGLLRGLLGLPLAPLRGVVWVGEQLQEQAHARLYDPVAVRRQIDEAERAYEQGEISEADRDARQEVLLARLTGRPGDGRG; encoded by the coding sequence ATGGGGCTGTTGCGCGGCCTGCTCGGCCTGCCGCTCGCACCGCTGCGCGGCGTCGTGTGGGTGGGGGAGCAGCTGCAGGAACAGGCCCACGCCCGGCTCTACGACCCGGTCGCGGTGCGCCGGCAGATCGACGAGGCCGAACGGGCCTACGAGCAGGGGGAGATCTCCGAGGCCGACCGCGACGCGCGTCAGGAGGTCCTGCTGGCCCGGCTGACGGGGCGACCGGGGGACGGCCGTGGCTGA
- a CDS encoding GvpL/GvpF family gas vesicle protein translates to MDLTYVYAVGDAAPPDLAGLTGIGGRPVHTVTGGDALWAATGTVPESDFGESALTARLEDLTWLATTAREHHAVVDALGARTVVAPLALATVYRDDDRVRAVLTERHTAFAEVLDRLRGRTEWGVKAYATTRPERRDAGRASSGAEYLRRRRRELDRVAGDDDTAHAAAQRLHEAAARAAVTTRRHRLHAPALTGRTEPMVLNGAYLVDDADRDTWRAAVTGAADGAGLTVVVTGPWVPYSFVEEER, encoded by the coding sequence GTGGACCTGACCTACGTCTACGCCGTGGGCGACGCTGCCCCGCCCGACCTGGCCGGGCTCACCGGCATCGGCGGCCGCCCGGTGCACACGGTGACCGGCGGCGACGCGCTCTGGGCCGCCACCGGCACCGTCCCCGAGTCCGACTTCGGCGAGAGCGCCCTGACCGCCCGGCTTGAGGACCTGACCTGGCTGGCGACCACCGCGCGGGAGCACCACGCCGTCGTCGACGCGCTCGGTGCGCGCACCGTCGTCGCGCCGCTCGCCCTCGCGACGGTCTACCGCGACGACGACCGGGTCCGCGCCGTGCTGACCGAACGGCACACCGCGTTCGCCGAGGTCCTGGACCGGCTCCGGGGCCGCACCGAGTGGGGCGTGAAGGCCTACGCCACGACGCGGCCGGAGCGCCGCGACGCCGGGCGGGCGTCGTCCGGGGCCGAGTACCTGCGCCGCCGTCGCCGGGAGCTCGACCGCGTCGCGGGCGACGACGACACCGCCCACGCCGCGGCGCAACGGCTGCACGAGGCGGCGGCGCGGGCCGCGGTGACGACGCGACGGCACCGGCTGCACGCCCCCGCGCTGACCGGACGCACCGAGCCGATGGTCCTCAACGGCGCCTACCTGGTCGACGACGCCGACCGCGACACCTGGCGCGCCGCCGTCACGGGGGCCGCGGACGGCGCCGGGCTCACCGTCGTGGTCACCGGGCCGTGGGTGCCGTACTCGTTCGTCGAGGAGGAGCGGTGA
- a CDS encoding PadR family transcriptional regulator: protein MTIGPLGSGCVSVSALPGGGTLQSMPTSGGSAAMRPPDRSTLDLLLLGAVHDAPGDGAAVRDAVLDRSGGALALSAGPVYRALHRLERNRLVRRPAGSRGYRLTPGGERVLRSRTREFEAHVRAVRAVLPGGGVTSGAGAAADRAGRARGSGPPRSDRTPR from the coding sequence ATGACGATCGGTCCTCTCGGTTCCGGGTGTGTGTCGGTTTCCGCCCTCCCGGGCGGGGGAACGCTGCAGTCCATGCCGACGAGCGGAGGGAGCGCGGCCATGCGGCCACCGGACCGGTCGACGCTGGACCTGCTGCTCCTCGGCGCGGTGCACGACGCCCCTGGCGACGGGGCCGCGGTCCGCGACGCCGTGCTCGACCGCTCCGGCGGCGCGCTGGCCCTGTCGGCGGGCCCGGTGTACCGGGCGCTGCACCGGCTCGAACGGAACCGGCTGGTGCGACGCCCGGCCGGGAGCCGCGGGTACCGGCTGACGCCGGGCGGGGAGCGGGTGCTGCGGTCGCGGACCCGCGAGTTCGAGGCGCACGTGCGGGCGGTGCGGGCGGTGCTGCCCGGCGGGGGTGTCACGAGCGGTGCCGGGGCAGCAGCGGACCGAGCGGGCCGAGCTCGAGGTTCAGGTCCGCCGCGGTCAGACCGAACTCCGCGGTGA
- the rimO gene encoding 30S ribosomal protein S12 methylthiotransferase RimO: MASPENAPRRAALLTLGCARNEVDSEELAGRLAGSGWELVDAEDGSPDVIVVNTCGFVEQAKKDSIDTVLAASDVARPAGAKVVAVGCLAERYGAELAADLPEADAVLGFDAYPELAERLGDVLGGHAPAPHVPTDRRTLLPISPVERPAATADVSVPGHDWVPDIARTRLSGGPVASLKLASGCDRRCAFCAIPSFRGSFVSRPPADVLGEAAWLARQDVRELVLVSENSTSYGKDLPGGTRALVDLLPQLAGIDGVERIRVAYLQPAELRPDLLKVIATTPGVAPYFDLSFQHASARVLRRMRRFGSRTDFLDLCERIRALAPEAGIRSNVIVGFPGETEEDLAELEAFLTGARLDAVGVFGYSDEDGTEAEGYDGHVDPAEVQARVARISALVDELMEQRAEERIGTEVVVLVESGESDEDDCTGRAAHQGPDADGESTVVGAAQDGPEPDSLRPGDLVRCRVVDTEGVDLLVEALELLDPRVPAAAVPAASAAG, from the coding sequence GTGGCTTCCCCCGAGAACGCACCCCGGCGCGCCGCCCTGCTGACGCTGGGCTGCGCGCGCAACGAGGTCGACTCCGAGGAGCTCGCGGGCCGCCTGGCCGGGTCCGGCTGGGAGCTGGTCGACGCCGAGGACGGCAGCCCCGACGTCATCGTCGTCAACACCTGCGGATTCGTCGAGCAGGCGAAGAAGGACTCGATCGACACCGTGCTGGCCGCGTCGGACGTGGCCCGTCCGGCGGGGGCGAAGGTCGTCGCCGTGGGCTGTCTCGCCGAGCGCTACGGCGCCGAGCTGGCCGCCGACCTGCCCGAGGCCGACGCGGTGCTCGGCTTCGACGCCTACCCCGAGCTCGCCGAGCGCCTCGGCGACGTCCTGGGCGGGCACGCTCCCGCCCCGCACGTCCCCACCGACCGCCGCACACTCCTCCCGATCTCGCCGGTGGAGCGCCCCGCCGCCACCGCGGACGTCTCGGTCCCCGGTCACGACTGGGTGCCCGACATCGCGCGTACCCGCCTCTCCGGCGGGCCGGTCGCGTCGCTGAAGCTCGCGTCGGGCTGCGACCGCCGCTGCGCGTTCTGCGCCATCCCGAGCTTCCGCGGCAGCTTCGTGTCCCGCCCGCCGGCCGACGTGCTCGGCGAGGCCGCCTGGCTCGCCCGGCAGGACGTGCGCGAGCTCGTCCTGGTCAGCGAGAACTCCACCAGTTACGGCAAGGACCTCCCCGGCGGCACCCGCGCGCTGGTCGACCTGCTCCCGCAGCTCGCCGGGATCGACGGGGTCGAGCGGATCCGGGTCGCCTACCTGCAGCCGGCCGAGCTGCGGCCCGACCTGCTCAAGGTCATCGCCACCACGCCGGGCGTCGCGCCCTACTTCGACCTGTCGTTCCAGCACGCGTCGGCGCGGGTGCTGCGCCGGATGCGCCGCTTCGGGTCGCGCACCGACTTCCTCGACCTCTGCGAACGCATCCGCGCGCTCGCCCCGGAGGCCGGGATCCGCTCCAACGTCATCGTCGGGTTCCCCGGCGAGACCGAGGAGGACCTCGCCGAGCTGGAGGCCTTCCTCACCGGCGCCCGGCTCGACGCCGTCGGTGTGTTCGGCTACTCCGACGAGGACGGCACCGAGGCCGAGGGCTACGACGGCCACGTCGACCCGGCCGAGGTGCAGGCCCGTGTCGCGCGGATCTCCGCGCTGGTCGACGAGCTGATGGAACAGCGCGCCGAGGAACGCATCGGCACCGAGGTCGTCGTGCTCGTCGAGTCCGGGGAGAGCGACGAGGACGACTGCACCGGCCGCGCCGCGCACCAGGGCCCCGACGCCGACGGCGAGTCCACCGTCGTCGGGGCGGCGCAGGACGGCCCGGAGCCGGACTCGCTGCGACCCGGTGACCTGGTCCGCTGCCGCGTCGTGGACACCGAGGGTGTCGACCTGCTGGTGGAGGCCCTGGAACTGCTCGACCCGCGTGTGCCGGCCGCGGCCGTCCCGGCGGCCTCCGCAGCCGGATGA
- a CDS encoding gas vesicle protein, with protein MSDAVRWSSPGAPQRRTERPPQQSGTDLADILERVLDKGIVIAGDIQVNLLDIELLTIKIRLVVASVDRAKEMGIDWWERDPTLSGGRDELEEENARLRDRVERLERLLPADERSAPSDDTHDGPDGASARADDAAVERSIDRAVADAETDAETDGTAADDAADGPADETDDDGPGEDEPGEAEPDDGPDPAGHGDRAGAEQDGDGPEAPPRRTRPAATRRRRTTTTRRPARGKD; from the coding sequence ATGAGCGACGCCGTCCGCTGGAGCAGTCCCGGTGCGCCGCAGCGCCGCACCGAGCGACCACCCCAGCAGTCGGGCACCGACCTGGCCGACATCCTCGAGCGCGTCCTGGACAAGGGCATCGTCATCGCCGGCGACATCCAGGTGAACCTGCTCGACATCGAGCTGCTGACCATCAAGATCCGGCTGGTCGTGGCCTCGGTGGACCGCGCCAAGGAGATGGGCATCGACTGGTGGGAGCGCGACCCGACGCTGTCGGGCGGCCGCGACGAGTTGGAGGAGGAGAACGCACGGCTGCGTGACCGGGTGGAGCGCCTCGAACGCCTGCTCCCCGCCGACGAGCGTTCCGCGCCGTCCGACGACACCCACGACGGTCCTGACGGGGCATCGGCCCGGGCCGACGACGCCGCCGTCGAGAGGTCGATCGACCGGGCCGTCGCCGACGCCGAGACCGACGCCGAGACCGACGGGACCGCCGCCGACGACGCCGCCGACGGACCGGCCGACGAGACCGATGACGACGGACCCGGCGAGGACGAACCCGGCGAGGCCGAACCCGACGACGGACCCGACCCGGCCGGTCACGGGGACCGGGCCGGCGCGGAACAGGACGGGGACGGACCCGAGGCCCCACCGCGTCGCACCCGTCCCGCCGCCACCCGGCGGCGCCGCACGACCACCACCCGTCGCCCGGCACGCGGGAAGGACTGA
- a CDS encoding GvpL/GvpF family gas vesicle protein produces the protein MSSATYVYAVVAADIDLPEGLTPVGGGEEVAVIDHGRLAAVVSDVPRDAPLGSREDLLAHERTVNTLAGSTTVLPMRFGGVVDDDRAVVDELLAAHQEYFAWALEQLDGCRQFVLAGRYDSDRLVADIVEADREIQELGEAVRGKDPDATYYERIRLGEAIAGHVERIRSDDADFAVERLGPFAVATSVKEPAAEDGAVELALLVHRDRVGDFEQAVDALGDEWDERVRLRLIGPVAPYDFLPEPPEAEG, from the coding sequence GTGAGCAGTGCGACCTACGTCTACGCCGTCGTCGCCGCCGACATCGACCTGCCCGAGGGGCTGACCCCCGTCGGCGGCGGTGAGGAGGTGGCGGTGATCGACCACGGGCGGCTCGCCGCAGTCGTCAGCGACGTCCCGCGCGACGCCCCGCTGGGCAGCCGCGAGGACCTCCTGGCCCACGAGCGCACCGTGAACACCCTGGCCGGGAGCACGACCGTGCTGCCGATGCGGTTCGGCGGCGTCGTCGACGACGACCGCGCCGTCGTCGACGAGCTCCTCGCCGCGCACCAGGAGTACTTCGCCTGGGCGCTGGAGCAGCTCGACGGCTGCCGGCAGTTCGTGCTGGCCGGCCGCTACGACTCCGACCGCCTGGTGGCGGACATCGTCGAGGCCGACCGGGAGATCCAGGAGCTCGGTGAGGCCGTGCGCGGCAAGGACCCGGACGCCACGTACTACGAGCGCATCCGGCTCGGTGAGGCGATCGCGGGCCACGTCGAGCGCATCCGGTCCGACGACGCGGACTTCGCCGTGGAGCGGCTGGGCCCGTTCGCCGTCGCGACGTCGGTGAAGGAGCCCGCCGCCGAGGACGGCGCCGTCGAGCTGGCGCTGCTGGTGCACCGCGACCGGGTGGGCGATTTCGAGCAGGCCGTCGATGCGCTCGGCGACGAGTGGGACGAGCGGGTGCGGCTGCGCCTGATCGGCCCGGTCGCACCGTACGACTTCCTGCCCGAACCACCCGAGGCCGAGGGCTGA
- a CDS encoding PspA/IM30 family protein has protein sequence MANGFTKFFSYLSALFSSKVDEHADPKVQIQQAIEDAQRQHQQLSQQAAAVIGNQRQLEMKLNRQLGEIEKLQSSARQALVLADQARSQGDEQKAQQYEQSAQTFATQLVTAEQGVEDLKTLHDQSIGAAAQAKQAVERNSMMLQQKISERTKLLSQLEQAKMQEQAAKSLQQMSELSAPRNAPSLDEVRDKIEKRYATALGSAELAQNSVQGRMLEVQQSTTDMAGMSRLEQIRASMSGAPIAGGQQAPQVGQGEAQQQLPSSPAPAQQQNTQNQQQPGTA, from the coding sequence ATGGCCAACGGATTCACCAAGTTCTTCAGCTATCTGTCGGCCCTGTTCTCGTCGAAGGTCGACGAGCACGCCGACCCGAAGGTGCAGATCCAGCAGGCCATCGAGGACGCGCAGCGCCAGCACCAGCAGCTGTCGCAGCAGGCGGCCGCGGTGATCGGCAACCAGCGTCAGCTGGAGATGAAGCTGAACCGGCAGCTGGGCGAGATCGAGAAGCTGCAGTCGTCGGCGCGGCAGGCGCTCGTCCTGGCCGACCAGGCCCGCTCCCAGGGCGACGAGCAGAAGGCCCAGCAGTACGAGCAGTCGGCGCAGACCTTCGCGACGCAGCTGGTGACCGCGGAGCAGGGCGTCGAGGACCTCAAGACGCTGCACGACCAGTCGATCGGTGCCGCCGCGCAGGCCAAGCAGGCCGTCGAGCGGAACTCGATGATGCTGCAGCAGAAGATCTCCGAGCGGACCAAGCTGCTCAGCCAGCTCGAGCAGGCCAAGATGCAGGAGCAGGCCGCGAAGTCGCTGCAGCAGATGAGCGAGCTCTCCGCGCCGCGCAACGCGCCCTCGCTCGACGAGGTCCGCGACAAGATCGAGAAGCGGTACGCGACCGCGCTCGGGTCCGCGGAGCTGGCCCAGAACTCGGTGCAGGGCCGGATGCTGGAGGTCCAGCAGTCGACCACCGACATGGCCGGCATGTCGCGGCTGGAGCAGATCCGGGCGTCGATGTCGGGGGCGCCGATCGCCGGGGGTCAGCAGGCCCCGCAGGTGGGCCAGGGGGAGGCGCAGCAGCAGCTGCCGTCCTCGCCGGCGCCGGCCCAGCAGCAGAACACCCAGAACCAGCAGCAGCCCGGCACCGCCTGA
- a CDS encoding amino-acid N-acetyltransferase, translating into MPEPVPAPVPDVIVRRARTRDVRRIRELVDEYAGTVLLAKETVTLYEAVPEFLVAEVDGTVVGCGALHVLWEDLGEIRTVAVSPSVLGRGVGHRIVAALIDGARELGLERLFVLTFEKQFFARHGFAEIDGTPVSAEVFAAMLRSYDAGVAEFLDLAHVKPNTLGNVRMLLTL; encoded by the coding sequence GTGCCCGAGCCCGTCCCCGCCCCGGTTCCCGACGTGATCGTCCGCCGTGCCCGCACCCGCGACGTCCGCCGGATCCGCGAGCTCGTCGACGAGTACGCGGGCACGGTGCTGCTGGCCAAGGAGACCGTGACCCTGTACGAGGCGGTCCCGGAGTTCCTCGTCGCCGAGGTCGACGGCACGGTCGTCGGCTGCGGCGCCCTGCACGTGCTCTGGGAGGACCTGGGTGAGATCCGCACGGTCGCGGTGTCGCCGTCGGTGCTGGGCCGCGGGGTCGGGCACCGGATCGTCGCCGCCCTGATCGACGGCGCGCGCGAGCTCGGGCTGGAGCGGCTGTTCGTGCTGACGTTCGAGAAGCAGTTCTTCGCCCGGCACGGCTTCGCCGAGATCGACGGGACGCCGGTGTCGGCCGAGGTGTTCGCGGCGATGCTGCGCAGCTACGACGCCGGCGTCGCCGAGTTCCTCGACCTCGCCCACGTGAAGCCGAACACCCTGGGCAACGTGCGGATGCTGCTCACCCTCTGA
- a CDS encoding gas vesicle protein, with translation MSTGETGLAHREVALVDLLDRLLAGGVVLAGDVTVSLAGVDLIRISLRALIVSIAPAGRQAGEEPPDDA, from the coding sequence GTGAGCACGGGGGAGACCGGCCTCGCCCACCGCGAGGTCGCGCTGGTCGACCTGCTGGACCGGCTGCTCGCCGGCGGGGTCGTGCTGGCCGGGGACGTCACCGTCTCGCTGGCCGGGGTGGACCTGATCCGCATCTCGCTGCGCGCGCTGATCGTGTCGATCGCCCCGGCCGGGCGGCAGGCGGGGGAGGAGCCGCCCGATGACGCCTGA
- the pgsA gene encoding CDP-diacylglycerol--glycerol-3-phosphate 3-phosphatidyltransferase: MSSHPAGGTAGVGDPPLLNIANALTVLRLLLVPVFVVALFVDGGEDVMWRLVAFAVFVIAAATDRLDGQLARSRGLVTWFGALVDPIADKALMGAALIGLSILGVLPWWATIVIVVRELGITALRFVVIRRRGVIPASRGGKAKTVAQTVAIGLFLLPLPELLGPGAAATAVLVLQWAVMAVALVLTVVTGADYVRKAVRPRTA; the protein is encoded by the coding sequence ATGAGCTCGCACCCGGCCGGGGGCACCGCCGGAGTCGGTGACCCGCCGCTGCTGAACATCGCGAACGCGCTGACCGTCCTGCGGCTGCTGCTCGTCCCGGTGTTCGTCGTCGCGCTGTTCGTCGACGGCGGCGAGGACGTGATGTGGCGGCTGGTCGCGTTCGCCGTGTTCGTGATCGCGGCGGCCACCGACCGGCTCGACGGCCAGCTGGCCCGCAGCCGCGGGCTCGTCACCTGGTTCGGTGCGCTGGTCGACCCGATCGCGGACAAGGCCCTGATGGGCGCCGCCCTGATCGGGCTGTCGATCCTCGGGGTGCTGCCCTGGTGGGCGACGATCGTGATCGTCGTCCGCGAGCTCGGCATCACCGCGCTGCGCTTCGTCGTGATCCGCCGTCGCGGGGTCATCCCGGCCAGCCGCGGCGGCAAGGCCAAGACCGTCGCCCAGACCGTCGCGATCGGGCTGTTCCTGCTCCCGCTGCCGGAGCTGCTGGGCCCCGGCGCCGCCGCGACCGCCGTGCTCGTCCTCCAGTGGGCGGTGATGGCCGTCGCGCTGGTGCTCACCGTGGTGACCGGCGCCGACTACGTCCGCAAGGCCGTCCGCCCCCGGACCGCCTGA
- a CDS encoding helix-turn-helix domain-containing protein, with protein MLLREAIGSGLREVRTARRRTLRDISRAARVSLGYLSEVERGRKEPSSELLAAICEALGVSVPDLLTIVAAEMATATSAAAAGRRDDVLVPIGQRHAELRLAGRPGSVVAAPASSGGPVASAA; from the coding sequence ATGCTGCTGCGGGAAGCGATCGGCAGTGGGCTGCGTGAGGTGCGCACCGCGCGCCGGCGCACGCTGCGCGACATCTCGCGGGCCGCGCGGGTGAGCCTCGGGTACCTCTCCGAGGTCGAGCGCGGGCGCAAGGAACCCTCCAGCGAGCTGCTCGCGGCGATCTGCGAGGCGCTCGGGGTCTCCGTGCCGGACCTGCTGACCATCGTCGCCGCCGAGATGGCGACGGCGACGTCCGCCGCGGCCGCGGGCCGTCGCGACGACGTGCTCGTCCCGATCGGGCAGCGGCACGCCGAGCTGCGGTTGGCCGGGCGGCCGGGTTCCGTGGTCGCCGCGCCGGCGTCCTCGGGCGGGCCGGTGGCCTCGGCCGCCTGA
- the gvpJ gene encoding gas vesicle protein GvpJ has product MTVSHRQGGGGRVDRAPQGDLAQVIDLILDKGLVIDIFVKVSLVGIELVTIDARIVVASVDTYLRFAEATNRLDLHQKGGKDLGEVVSGISEGGSKGVSKGATKGVIEAGKEKFDDLRGERRSRKERSG; this is encoded by the coding sequence GTGACCGTCAGCCATCGACAGGGGGGCGGCGGCCGGGTCGACCGCGCCCCGCAGGGCGACCTCGCCCAGGTCATCGACCTGATCCTGGACAAGGGTCTCGTCATCGACATCTTCGTGAAGGTCTCGCTGGTCGGGATCGAGCTGGTCACGATCGACGCCCGCATCGTCGTCGCCAGTGTGGACACCTACCTGCGGTTTGCGGAGGCCACCAACCGCCTCGACCTGCACCAGAAGGGCGGCAAGGACCTCGGCGAGGTGGTCAGCGGCATCTCGGAGGGCGGCTCGAAAGGGGTTTCGAAAGGAGCCACCAAAGGAGTGATCGAGGCGGGCAAGGAGAAGTTCGACGACCTCCGGGGTGAGCGTCGCTCGCGGAAGGAGAGGAGCGGGTGA